A single window of Candidatus Omnitrophota bacterium DNA harbors:
- a CDS encoding HigA family addiction module antitoxin, protein MIDLSLNQYRPDFVSPPGETLKEVLDSLGRTHSDLAEKTGCSQISINGIIQGEKSITAEMANQLEKALGFSASFWINRENQYRESLALVEENPTRINVEGIHEA, encoded by the coding sequence ATGATTGACCTATCATTGAATCAATATCGTCCAGATTTTGTCTCGCCTCCAGGGGAAACGTTAAAAGAAGTACTCGACTCGCTCGGCAGAACGCATTCCGATTTGGCGGAAAAAACTGGCTGTTCCCAAATTTCTATTAATGGCATTATTCAAGGCGAGAAATCCATTACCGCCGAGATGGCTAATCAATTGGAAAAAGCGTTAGGATTCTCTGCTTCTTTCTGGATCAACCGCGAAAACCAATATAGAGAGTCTTTAGCGCTAGTGGAAGAAAACCCTACTCGGATCAATGTCGAGGGGATTCATGAGGCGTAA
- a CDS encoding metal-dependent transcriptional regulator produces the protein MTQSIINDATYWRSFEENKVTHSVAHYLMAIDQLHSDLGYARVTDVAGRLGISRGAASIALSQLKERGLVSEDPNRFLLLTEEGRRLARSVEHNFVLLACFFENILGVSSDAARADACKMEHLLSEESSEALVRFLQVIFSNRKWVKELIAQVNVHGALCSKDGSCPLCEPLGECLMPPDAIEECPLSQSIYNVSASASRKDVKK, from the coding sequence ATGACGCAATCGATTATCAACGACGCCACCTATTGGCGCTCTTTCGAAGAAAATAAAGTGACGCATTCCGTCGCCCACTACCTGATGGCGATCGATCAGTTGCACTCCGATCTGGGATACGCCCGCGTGACGGACGTCGCCGGACGCCTGGGCATCTCGCGCGGGGCGGCCTCCATCGCGCTTTCCCAATTGAAGGAGCGCGGGCTGGTCTCGGAAGACCCTAATCGTTTTCTGCTGCTTACGGAAGAAGGGCGGCGCCTCGCCCGATCCGTGGAACATAATTTCGTTTTGCTCGCCTGCTTCTTCGAAAATATTCTCGGCGTATCCTCGGACGCCGCCCGCGCCGACGCCTGCAAGATGGAACATCTTCTCAGCGAAGAGTCGTCGGAAGCCTTAGTTCGTTTTCTTCAAGTAATCTTTTCCAATCGGAAATGGGTAAAAGAACTCATCGCTCAAGTCAACGTTCACGGCGCATTATGTTCTAAGGATGGATCGTGCCCCCTATGCGAACCCCTCGGCGAATGCCTGATGCCGCCGGATGCGATCGAAGAATGTCCCCTTAGCCAGTCGATTTACAACGTATCTGCGAGCGCTTCAAGAAAGGATGTAAAGAAGTGA